ACCAAAATAGAGGTCTGAAACTGGTCTCATGTTGGAAGACATTAAGTAATCCTACTAcaaacactacgccaaaatcgcagatttgcgacggaccaaatccgttgtaaaaccaaataaacgacggctTTCATCCGTCGCTCGGTCCGTCACTGTTTACTGGGTCTTTTTTTTCGACCCATAAAATCCGTCGTTTTATCTGCGATGGATAAGGTCCGTCactaatatgagtaagcgacggaccttAAATTCGACGATGCAGCAGTCAAAATTTAGCgatggataaggtccgtcgctaatacgagtaagcgacggacctcaaatccgtcgttgattttcaacGCAGAAagtagcgacggatttggtccgtcgctaaaatatctctaaataaaagtaaatatcaataaattattattattatttttttaatctttcacctgatagtcattcaaaaaataattcacactattgtttgataagaatcctattcataaaagtggtaacaactcaattcaataaaagaggaaatgacccaagtggccTACAAAAATTCACTTTAACCCTCGTAACTAAACACTTCCCCCACCTAAACTAGAAAGcatacaaaagaaattacccgaacttcaactgttggctatgccttgccttgTATTAGCTACTTGGTATAtgctcttgttcaaccttcttttgaggTCTTCCTACATATATTACGAACAACCAGATTCAATCTAAGAAAAGATtagtttagtcaacccttcatatatttcaaataaccagctcaaatcAATGGAAAGTGAAAagtttaatcaactgaaaccaattaacaaaataaaagattagaattcATCCTACCCATTAGAGGTTCAGGTAAGAGCATTTCTTAACTTCATAACATTCACTGGGAGAGCACAATACAGTTTGAAAAGATCTTCAGATGTTGAAATCAATATACAACAGCGCAATGCAATCTGCATTTAATGCACTAGTGTCTAATGACATGACCAAATGAAAGTGTAGGAACTAGGAAATTCCTATTTCCCAACAATCTGAGCTCTTTTACAAGCAGGGATAATGCATCAAGCTCAGCTAAGTTGGACCATAGGTTATTGTCCAGCCAGTGGACAACTTCTAACCTGtcgtgcatgcaacatccaacttgtccaaaaggtgggcctaccatgaggagcaccttgtgcaaaaatcagcacaaTCCATGCATCGGATGAACCCTATATGTATAGATGCCCTGGCCCATAATTCAGGCTGGTATGCTCATCAGGCTGGTCTCACATGCATGTTgactgtttgggaccacatgaagAAACTTAATTTATATACGAAAACATCATGTGTTTGGTCAAGCACAGATTGtctatttgaaagaaaaaaaaaaaaaggagaaaatgtacccatttaaatagatatccatggtttagattccatgtatTCGAGAGATTCACACCAAAGATCCCAGcaaccaatgaataaatagagaGGCAAACAGTTCAAGAGCTAAGGAAGAGCTCTAGGtgcaatggaatagaagaaaagataaatagaTCCCCAAACATGCATTGCAACTAAAACAAATACTGTCAGTAGTAAAATGCAAGAATTTGGAGATCAAACTGAATAAAAGAATCCAATGCATGTGCAGTTCATTACCAATGTCCTTGTAAAATCTCACCTGAATCAGTTGATTTCAATGACTGTCGAGTTGTGGCAGAGggaaaaaaaaccatgattgTCAGTTGCATTAACATCTTCAGTTTTGCTATAACCATCACCATTGGAGTCAGCCACGTATGTTGTAAAAGATACAAAACTTGAAAATGCCCACAGAAGTGCTTAATGCAAGTGCAGGGGATGGTAGAAACCATCTTAATTatttcactattttactttttacTATGCATTTCATAGCCCATTTGTTGGATGTTCAGGGGTGTTGGTCAGTGTGCTTTTGAAGATATGTTCCTACAAGAGACCCACAATTTAGATGCCTTGGATAGCTGTGAATCAACGCCACAGTTTAAAAAGCAATAAGGTTGGATGATGTGATAAAGTTGGTGGCCCCCTCTCTACTAGTGTCTACTAGTGTCTCACGGACTAATAAAATAACGCCACGTTACAATTTGAGGGACTTGTGTTTTCAGGACCGACTGAATCAGCTCCCATATCATATTGTTATATATAACACGACATGGAAGTTAAAATACCTAGGCAATCATtataataataaagaaatgatacaaagaaacaagaaagaacaaaaaaaaaagaaaaaagaacacaaTATACAGCTAGATAAAGACCAGTTGCTGTTGTAATCTCTTGGCAGTagagattgatatatatatatatatattaagagtGAGAAACTTGAATGAAGTCACTGGGGTTTCAAACAATGAAATGTTAAATGCTTTTTCAACTAAAGGATTTTCAATGATTCTTGAATAAAATAAAGTGGCCCACTCCCGTAGGCTGCAGACTACTGAAGTAAATTCGTTTATTATGCCTATTGATGATGGAAGCTGTTCACTAGGCACAGGTCCCACCATAATTTCACAACTCCAAGAAAAGCACCACTTACCTCTCCTGAGGCAACTTGACTTTACATgcctgagtcaacttgactcaatcAGATTTCACAACTgtgataaaaaaataagaaaagttcTTATTTTTTTAGACTTGATTACAAAAGCCTATCTACTTTTTGCTCTATTTTTTAATACAGCTTTATTTAGAAATACTTGTGAATACACGtattccatttaaaaatacaatGAAAAAGTAGTTTGTTTTACTTTGACtaatgtttcattttttttttgtttttgtttttgttttttcttaaaCACGCACACacgccccacacactcacactgcagtgggatttcaccacctatggatactcggacccttgactgggtgttgaaactcctgagagtctaccacccgagcaagagtaagagtaaggatccaaaactGACTAATGTTTCCTTACGGAAAGGCGCTGTTAAGGTCTTTGAACAACCATCTTGCCACTGCTGCCGATCATATTCACAATTGGATCCTAATTTTTTGTGCTCGCTTATGTAAGTGTGTTTGGGGCTTAACTTTAGCATACAAAATGATCTATgcagtccatttgttttgtaaggTTATTTCATGGATACTAATCACCtgtgtcctaggaaggtttcaacggtcaagGTTCCAAAAGGTATCTAGTTTGAAGCTGAAAGGCATAAAAAGTGCCTCTTCCAATCTGTTTTACTCGGTCTTCCATTCAAAACAAAATGtttactattgaacctagtattatctactacatactagtaacatacaaccaatattgaggcaccataccataagctacaaaattccatgtccccctaaacaaggcatcctccattgataacatatatatatatgggggaaaaggtactatgcgctcgacctcacgagtccgtcccatgaggtcgagctgtgtgggccccaccgtgatgcgtttcgaacatctaccccatcagtcagatgcaccattccatcgtgggcctaggtctcaaaaaatcaagtcaatccgtgacttgtatgggccacaccacatacaaaagtggggaggggccgtgcaccattaaaacattcataatcattttttgggcccaccgagatgtggtttgcaaatccagcccgtccattatgtgtgtcccacttggatgagggttcagaccaagtttcagcagcattcaaaactcaggtgggccccaccaagtgcttttatatgttttaacggtgtcttcacatgattttagatggtatggcccacctgagttccgtatacggctgatttttgggatatcccataatttaaaggggatccatcaaatgcacggtgttgatggtcgacacgcatcacggtggggcccacacagttcgacctcacaggagcttatcgtgaggtcgagcgcatagtaccttttccctatatatatatatatatatatatatatatatatatatatatatattaatatatatatatatatatatatatatatatatatatatatatataagttttttattttcatttacttcacaaatacattcatcatccatccaactattaacaacatttacaaaaaataaaatatatccaaccaactcttaataataatttgcaacttaacctactgggaaccgtcatgcaccataatgtcttacggcagagcaagttctgaggagttacaagttgaccctgacgacagcatataaatgaagcgataaagatataaataattcaagattaattaaaggtttcgagaacttacatccacctcactcttaTTGCCAAGTAGTCTTGACaaaaatgcatccacactacgagaagggaaaaaaaaaatttatggctgcaccgatacggtctagtatgaacggctgcctaccTACCCAATgttggaagattgggatcaagccactacgtagttcttaatatttaaatcaaaacattttacacataagcaaagaaaaaatcaaaacaaatcataatagaaatatgtggAGATTGCAGGTGTTGCATTGCATCCAGTGAATCCAAAAGACCCAGCTTTTGACACGGGAGAAGAGGGAAGTAGCATTAGGTGCTGAGTACAGCTCTCTCCCTCGTAGACCAGAATATGAAAGATTTGAGGCAGCGTTATCTGGGGATTTCCATAGGCCTAAATGGGCAGGAGAGAAGCCTTGTTACGATTGTGATCAAAATAACCATACGAGGAGGCAGGCTGAAACAGTACTCATAAGAGACAGGTATGGGAACATAATACAACACGTATCAAATGTTAGTTGTACATTTTTTTACAAGCAACAGATTAGCAGTTCCCTAATCAGATTTAAAAGAACAGGTgcatcttcatcttcaaaagaaaataacagtCAAAATATGGTTAAGAAATTCCATACCAAATGTAGGTAGGTCTGATGGTGTTGAAGGTAAAACCAGTGGTCTTGCCCGTTTGTGCTTTGGTGCTGGTTGTGTGGTTGAAGGAGCTGCAGCTACCAGCAACTCCAATTCCAGGGTGAAACTCTTTCGGGACGCGGGATTGCTTAAGGTTCATCCCATTGAACCTGAGTGGAATTCAAGCATTTAAGTGAAAGTTGAAACCCAATTGCAACACAAACTATAGTGACCTGTTCTGGTTTTGAAACTTTTGGCAAAAGGTGTTTACCTTTATGGATCTCCATTCAGAATCTGCCCAACAAGATGATAGAGTGTCCCCAACACCAACGATAGTACCACTAAATCTGAGAAATCACTGCAAAAAAGGGAGCTAAATTTGGTATGTGCTTTCTTATTTCTTGCAATATCGAAACCATAAACACAACCAATACAATATACCTCCTCTCGGGAGCTTCCTCGCCCTCAAACCTCATCTTGAACCTCATACCAACAGAGAGTTTGTGGCTCCGAGCTTCAAGATACTTGTTGACACTTATGATAAACTCAGATTGGCTTGTCCTGGATAACAGAGATTTTGTTCAGatgtctttcttttttccttccaaGCCAAGTCTAAGTTGGAACATTGAATTAAACCCATGAAAGAAGGCCTGGGCCATTGCTACACTAGGCACCAAGAGAAC
The nucleotide sequence above comes from Magnolia sinica isolate HGM2019 unplaced genomic scaffold, MsV1 ctg429, whole genome shotgun sequence. Encoded proteins:
- the LOC131236368 gene encoding auxin response factor 7-like is translated as MRQLSNMPSSVISSHNMHLGVLATASHAISTGTLSSVFYKPRTSQSEFIISVNKYLEARSHKLSVGMRFKMRFEGEEAPERRFSGTIVGVGDTLSSCWADSEWRSIKVQWDEP